Proteins from a genomic interval of Oscillospiraceae bacterium:
- a CDS encoding four helix bundle protein, whose protein sequence is MKQIYRTSVSEYIAREVMMNDKTIKELAVELTVEITAICDGIKGRGVFTNQLLRSCSSIGANSHEAKYAQSKADFINKLEIALKECFETEYWLEILFKVNAIDKTVYDNLNNKCGTIRRMLIASVTTAKKK, encoded by the coding sequence GTGAAGCAAATATATCGCACGAGCGTAAGCGAGTATATCGCCAGAGAGGTTATGATGAACGATAAAACTATTAAGGAATTAGCTGTTGAATTGACCGTAGAAATAACCGCAATATGCGATGGTATTAAAGGCAGAGGAGTGTTTACAAATCAACTTTTACGGTCGTGTTCTTCGATAGGTGCCAATTCTCATGAAGCAAAATATGCACAGAGTAAAGCGGATTTTATAAATAAATTAGAAATTGCACTCAAAGAATGTTTTGAAACCGAATACTGGTTGGAAATTTTATTCAAGGTTAATGCAATAGATAAGACGGTGTACGATAATTTGAACAACAAATGCGGAACAATTCGCAGAATGCTTATAGCTTCTGTAACTACTGCAAAGAAAAAATAA
- a CDS encoding ABC transporter ATP-binding protein translates to MLPLDKLPEGLYDAAKEQGIDADGIEMCLGLDLNMNAAFGECWLIVTRENFFRFEIPDNMACAGEIKSSRDKNPERFKSAVTVCHKICDLEELAIDNFVSSNRLVAKKDGETIILAYATNAKKQKLFAMMEIIDRWKKGENVPEDDPIFEQFNKFCPKCGRPYNDPKRKVCLNCLNEGAIYGRLFRYFAPYKKQLAVIIACLLLQSVITLVNPYFGGVFLYNEVLDPSGRFAGNIALGVGAVFFTALATQVTAILRARANSEMSVSVTLDMKMDIFTAMQRLSLSYFNNNQTGRLITRVDYDAARIRAFFTDNMPSLIVNVITFVTAAVVMFTVKWQLALIVFVPVPIIAVFVKKAFPKLWKSFTMRWRKSSALNAMLGDSLTGIRVVKAFAKEDVETHRFSKYVDAYAKANLRVNALHLMIFPTIGLLMSISVQTIWGFGGFMVMGDTMTYGEFLTFIAYTSMILNPIIFFTNISESFTDMANSAQRMFEVLDAVPEITESENPVSLPDMKGEIELKNVSFSYTPNRPILKNMSMKIEAGTSIGLVGHTGAGKSTIANLITRLYDVNSGNIYIDGVNIKDIELQTLRKKMAIVSQEIFLFRGTIADNIRYARPDATMEEVIEASKAANAHDFIINLPSGYETVVGVGSRSLSGGEQQRISIARALLLDPCVLILDEATAAMDTETERLIQQALARLVKGRTTITIAHRLSTLKDCSILYAIENGEIAESGSHAELIAKKGIYYKLYTLQSEAMKKVIGN, encoded by the coding sequence ATGTTACCGCTTGATAAGCTTCCCGAGGGGCTTTACGATGCTGCGAAGGAGCAGGGTATTGACGCGGACGGAATTGAGATGTGTCTCGGTCTTGACCTCAATATGAATGCGGCTTTCGGAGAGTGCTGGCTTATTGTTACCAGGGAAAATTTCTTCCGCTTTGAAATTCCGGATAACATGGCTTGCGCAGGTGAAATAAAATCATCGCGTGATAAAAATCCCGAGCGCTTCAAAAGTGCCGTGACTGTATGCCATAAGATTTGTGATCTTGAGGAACTTGCAATTGATAACTTTGTGTCCTCAAACCGTCTTGTGGCAAAAAAAGACGGCGAAACAATCATTCTCGCCTATGCCACCAACGCCAAGAAGCAAAAGCTTTTTGCCATGATGGAAATTATAGACCGCTGGAAAAAGGGGGAAAATGTGCCTGAGGATGACCCCATATTCGAGCAGTTCAATAAATTCTGTCCTAAGTGCGGCAGACCCTATAACGACCCCAAGCGTAAAGTGTGCCTTAACTGTCTCAACGAGGGAGCAATATACGGCAGACTTTTCAGATATTTCGCGCCCTACAAAAAACAGCTGGCGGTAATTATTGCCTGCCTTTTGCTCCAGAGCGTAATAACCCTTGTCAACCCGTATTTCGGCGGTGTTTTCCTGTATAATGAGGTTTTGGACCCGTCCGGAAGATTTGCCGGAAATATTGCGCTTGGTGTGGGAGCGGTGTTCTTCACAGCACTGGCAACCCAGGTTACTGCCATACTGCGTGCCCGTGCCAACTCGGAAATGTCGGTAAGCGTTACGCTGGATATGAAAATGGACATTTTCACTGCCATGCAAAGGCTGTCTTTGTCATACTTCAATAATAATCAGACAGGACGTCTTATCACCCGTGTTGACTATGATGCGGCAAGAATACGTGCCTTTTTCACCGACAATATGCCATCGCTTATTGTTAATGTGATTACCTTTGTAACCGCCGCCGTGGTGATGTTTACTGTCAAGTGGCAGTTGGCGCTGATAGTGTTTGTGCCTGTACCGATAATTGCGGTGTTTGTAAAAAAAGCATTCCCCAAGCTGTGGAAGTCCTTTACCATGCGCTGGCGCAAAAGCTCGGCTCTCAATGCCATGCTGGGTGACAGCCTTACCGGCATTCGTGTTGTAAAGGCGTTTGCAAAAGAGGATGTCGAAACCCACCGTTTTTCAAAATATGTTGATGCATACGCCAAGGCCAATCTGCGCGTCAATGCACTGCATCTTATGATTTTTCCCACCATCGGACTTCTGATGAGTATCAGTGTTCAGACCATCTGGGGCTTTGGCGGGTTTATGGTAATGGGCGATACCATGACCTACGGTGAATTCCTTACATTTATTGCCTATACCTCTATGATACTTAACCCGATCATATTCTTCACAAATATTTCGGAATCCTTCACTGACATGGCAAACTCCGCTCAGCGTATGTTTGAGGTGCTGGATGCGGTGCCTGAAATAACCGAATCGGAAAATCCCGTTTCTCTGCCGGATATGAAGGGAGAAATAGAGCTCAAAAACGTGTCCTTCTCCTATACCCCCAACCGCCCGATACTTAAAAATATGAGTATGAAAATCGAGGCAGGTACCTCCATCGGACTTGTTGGTCATACGGGAGCGGGTAAATCCACCATTGCAAATCTCATAACCCGTCTTTACGATGTAAACAGCGGAAATATATACATAGACGGCGTTAATATCAAGGACATCGAGCTTCAGACACTCAGAAAGAAAATGGCAATAGTTTCTCAGGAAATATTCCTTTTCCGCGGAACAATAGCCGATAACATCCGCTATGCCCGTCCGGATGCCACAATGGAAGAGGTAATTGAAGCCTCAAAGGCCGCCAATGCACATGATTTTATCATAAATCTGCCCAGCGGATATGAAACGGTGGTAGGTGTGGGAAGCCGTTCGCTTTCAGGCGGAGAACAGCAGAGAATATCCATTGCCCGTGCGCTTCTTCTTGACCCCTGCGTGCTTATTCTTGATGAAGCTACTGCCGCCATGGATACCGAAACGGAAAGACTCATTCAGCAGGCATTGGCGCGTCTCGTAAAGGGCAGAACCACCATAACCATTGCCCACCGTCTTTCCACGCTTAAGGATTGCTCGATCCTTTATGCCATAGAAAACGGTGAAATTGCCGAAAGCGGTTCACATGCAGAGCTTATTGCCAAAAAAGGTATTTATTATAAGCTGTACACTCTCCAGAGCGAAGCAATGAAAAAAGTAATAGGAAACTGA
- a CDS encoding alpha-mannosidase — MAFYREKIKVTLQNLNAAMDKTVIDVKPVKFISCGYEEPVLPEVTAEWKEYTGGTEFYGDDRHFWINCRFTSPAAEDGKQLILFFNTAVSGWDARNPQGLLYLNGEVVQGLDVNHTWVEIQPDTYYDMMVYFYTGTQDAKSHVSVTVAQRDIEVKELYYDMLVPLETVQLFSNDDPNSVIPLAELEKAANLLDFRRADSPEFHAGVKAAREYLKKNYYNALCGKNTNTVHCVGHTHIDVAWLWTLAQTKEKTQRSFSTVLNLMNSYPEYIFMSSQPQLYKYFKKYQPKKYEELKQRVREGRWEVEGAMWLEADCNLTSGESFVRQIMFGKRFMKEEFGVDSRVLWLPDVFGYSAALPQILKKSGVDKFVTSKISWSETNKMPYDTFMWEGIDGTEIFTQFMTAQNKGTGNFTTYVAYTTPSQVYGSYDRYQQKEYSDHTLITFGHGDGGGGPTPLMLEYQRRLAYGLPGLGKTRITTSTEYLNEVEKQFTANCKKLKRTPEWKGELYLEFHRGTYTSIAKNKKNNRKCELLLQKAEALSAADKVLLGGSYPQNEINDAWETVLLNQFHDILPGSSIKEVYDDCDAQYAAVKKTGDSIVESKLSRIAHNVNTDGGLLVYNPLWFETDGFIRVDGKTVSTGKIPAFGWKIITPEHTECKIKATEKRIENKYYVIKLDKNGQIASLYDKKNKREVLKKGQVANRLELYEDYPRQYDAWEITDYYKQKMWVIDDVKSITPFADGECGGVEIVRRYSNSLISQRIVLYNSNPRIDFVTDIDWKEDHVLLKAAFPFDIHANKATYDIQFGSLERNTHSNTSWDAAKFEVCGHKWADISEDGYGVSLMNDCKYGYSAEGSTLKLSLLKCATWPNPDADKEKHSFTYSLFPHAGDFRRAGTIRQAYMLNVPFESIAVNKNEKGTLPESYSAVSCDKDNVVIETVKKAEDSDHTVVRMYDAFDRRENVTLKFGFDITEAVLCDLMENDIVPLKVKNNTVTLPVKNFEIVTIKVK; from the coding sequence ATGGCATTTTACAGAGAGAAAATAAAAGTTACACTGCAAAATCTCAATGCTGCCATGGATAAAACGGTAATTGACGTAAAGCCCGTAAAATTCATTTCCTGCGGATATGAGGAGCCTGTTTTGCCCGAGGTAACTGCCGAATGGAAGGAATATACCGGAGGTACGGAATTTTACGGCGATGACAGACATTTCTGGATAAATTGCAGGTTTACCTCTCCGGCGGCTGAGGACGGAAAGCAGTTAATTCTGTTTTTCAATACTGCCGTTTCGGGCTGGGATGCCAGAAATCCCCAGGGACTTTTGTACCTCAACGGCGAGGTGGTGCAGGGACTTGACGTAAATCACACCTGGGTTGAAATTCAGCCCGACACATATTATGACATGATGGTGTACTTCTACACAGGTACGCAGGATGCAAAAAGCCATGTTTCCGTAACCGTTGCACAGCGTGATATTGAAGTCAAGGAGCTTTATTATGATATGCTGGTTCCGCTTGAAACGGTACAGCTGTTCTCCAATGACGACCCTAACAGCGTAATTCCCCTTGCGGAGCTGGAAAAGGCGGCAAATCTTCTGGATTTTCGCAGAGCCGACAGCCCTGAGTTCCATGCGGGTGTAAAGGCGGCAAGGGAATACCTTAAAAAGAACTACTATAATGCCCTGTGCGGCAAAAATACCAACACCGTTCACTGCGTAGGTCACACCCACATTGACGTGGCATGGCTGTGGACACTGGCGCAGACCAAGGAAAAGACACAGCGTTCCTTTTCCACTGTTCTCAATCTAATGAACAGCTACCCCGAGTATATATTCATGTCCAGCCAGCCTCAGCTTTATAAATACTTCAAAAAGTATCAGCCCAAAAAGTACGAGGAGCTCAAACAGCGTGTCCGCGAGGGCAGGTGGGAGGTTGAGGGTGCAATGTGGCTGGAAGCTGACTGCAATCTCACCTCGGGCGAAAGCTTTGTGAGACAGATAATGTTCGGCAAACGCTTTATGAAAGAGGAGTTCGGTGTCGACAGCAGGGTACTGTGGCTTCCGGATGTGTTCGGATATTCAGCGGCACTGCCTCAGATACTCAAAAAATCGGGTGTTGATAAATTCGTAACCTCCAAAATCTCCTGGAGCGAAACCAACAAAATGCCGTATGACACCTTCATGTGGGAGGGTATAGACGGTACCGAGATATTCACGCAGTTTATGACCGCCCAGAATAAGGGCACGGGTAATTTTACCACTTATGTGGCATATACTACCCCCAGCCAGGTCTATGGCTCATATGACCGCTATCAGCAAAAGGAATACTCCGACCACACGCTTATAACCTTCGGCCATGGCGACGGTGGCGGCGGTCCCACTCCTTTAATGCTGGAATATCAGCGCAGACTTGCCTACGGTCTGCCGGGTCTGGGCAAAACCCGTATAACCACCTCAACCGAGTATCTTAACGAGGTGGAAAAGCAGTTTACCGCCAACTGCAAAAAGCTCAAGAGAACCCCCGAATGGAAGGGAGAGCTGTATCTCGAGTTCCATCGCGGAACCTACACCTCCATAGCCAAGAACAAGAAGAACAACCGAAAATGCGAGCTTCTTCTGCAGAAAGCCGAGGCACTGAGTGCTGCGGATAAGGTTCTTCTGGGCGGAAGCTATCCTCAAAATGAAATTAATGATGCCTGGGAAACAGTGCTTCTCAATCAGTTCCATGATATTCTGCCGGGCTCATCCATCAAAGAGGTATATGATGACTGCGATGCTCAGTACGCCGCTGTAAAGAAAACGGGCGATAGTATTGTAGAAAGCAAGCTTTCACGCATCGCACACAACGTAAACACTGACGGCGGATTGCTGGTGTATAACCCTTTGTGGTTTGAGACCGACGGATTTATCAGGGTTGACGGAAAAACCGTGAGCACGGGAAAAATTCCCGCTTTCGGCTGGAAGATAATAACCCCGGAACATACCGAATGTAAAATCAAGGCGACCGAAAAACGCATTGAGAATAAATATTACGTAATAAAGCTTGATAAAAACGGTCAGATAGCTTCTCTGTACGATAAAAAGAACAAGCGCGAGGTACTCAAAAAAGGTCAGGTTGCCAACCGTCTTGAGTTGTATGAGGACTACCCCCGCCAGTACGATGCATGGGAAATCACCGATTACTATAAACAGAAAATGTGGGTAATTGACGATGTCAAGAGTATTACACCCTTTGCCGACGGAGAGTGCGGAGGAGTTGAGATAGTAAGACGGTATTCAAACTCTCTTATATCTCAGCGTATTGTGCTTTACAACAGTAATCCCCGAATCGATTTTGTAACGGATATTGACTGGAAAGAGGATCATGTTCTGCTTAAAGCCGCTTTTCCGTTTGATATCCATGCCAATAAGGCAACCTATGACATCCAGTTTGGTTCTCTCGAGAGAAACACACACTCAAATACCTCCTGGGATGCGGCAAAATTTGAGGTTTGCGGCCATAAGTGGGCGGATATTTCCGAGGATGGCTACGGTGTGTCTCTGATGAACGACTGCAAGTACGGCTACTCTGCCGAAGGAAGCACCCTGAAGCTTTCGCTTCTGAAGTGCGCCACCTGGCCTAACCCCGATGCGGATAAGGAAAAACACAGCTTCACCTATTCGCTTTTCCCCCATGCAGGTGATTTCAGGCGTGCAGGTACAATCCGTCAGGCGTACATGCTGAATGTCCCCTTTGAAAGTATAGCCGTTAATAAAAATGAAAAAGGAACACTTCCCGAAAGTTACAGCGCTGTTTCCTGCGATAAGGACAATGTGGTTATCGAAACCGTCAAAAAAGCAGAGGACAGTGACCACACCGTTGTCCGTATGTACGATGCCTTTGACCGCCGTGAAAACGTGACGCTGAAATTCGGATTTGATATAACCGAGGCGGTACTGTGCGACCTTATGGAAAATGACATTGTTCCGCTCAAGGTAAAGAATAACACCGTTACTCTGCCCGTCAAGAATTTTGAAATAGTCACAATAAAGGTTAAGTAA
- a CDS encoding peptidase S14: MMNSFKNDIQEDEELQQEKSRSVQLSNISESGGIITKSSDIAIHCMTVAGQIEGHTACPPQAKATKYEHIIPQLVAVEESPDIDGLLIVLNTVGGDVEAGLALAEMIAGMTKPTVSLVLGGGHSIGIPLAVSAKKSFIVKSATMTLHPVRLNGLVIGVPQQFSYFQKMQERILNFITDHSRADNKTLSDLMMCTDEMTTDVGSIIDGDTAVNIGLIDAIGSLSDALSELRRMSKENLK, translated from the coding sequence ATGATGAACAGCTTTAAAAACGACATACAGGAAGATGAAGAATTACAGCAGGAAAAAAGCCGTTCGGTACAGCTCTCAAATATCAGCGAAAGCGGAGGGATAATAACAAAAAGCAGTGATATTGCCATACACTGCATGACAGTGGCAGGTCAGATAGAGGGTCACACCGCCTGCCCGCCCCAGGCAAAAGCCACAAAGTATGAGCATATTATCCCTCAGCTTGTAGCGGTAGAGGAAAGCCCCGACATTGACGGGCTTCTCATTGTTCTCAACACCGTCGGGGGCGACGTCGAGGCAGGACTTGCTCTGGCTGAAATGATAGCGGGCATGACCAAGCCCACTGTTTCGCTGGTATTGGGGGGCGGCCATTCCATCGGAATACCCCTTGCGGTATCGGCGAAAAAGTCATTTATCGTAAAATCCGCCACCATGACACTTCATCCCGTACGGCTCAACGGGCTTGTAATAGGCGTACCGCAACAGTTTTCCTACTTTCAGAAAATGCAGGAAAGGATACTCAACTTTATTACCGACCATTCCCGTGCGGACAACAAGACCCTTTCCGACCTTATGATGTGCACCGACGAAATGACAACTGATGTGGGAAGCATTATCGACGGAGATACAGCGGTAAATATCGGTCTTATAGATGCCATCGGAAGCCTTTCGGATGCGCTGAGCGAGTTGAGGAGAATGAGCAAGGAAAATCTTAAATAA
- a CDS encoding glycoside hydrolase family 2, which yields MRYFEDLSLISENRMPPRAHYIPYESLEKALKGDKNTSKYYTLLNGEWDFRYYEREADVMLHEDDWDKIPVPSCWQMHGYDKPQYTNVNYPYPVDPPYLPDDVPCGVYHKEFILSAENAQRDTYIMFEGVSSCLYLYVNGSYAGCSQGSHIPAEFNITEYVSEGKNEIIVKVLKWCCGSYLEDQDFFRFNGIFRDVYLLHRCKDALRDIRITADLTEIKVEAEGEIMLFDGDTQLDSFTPENPRLWTAETPELYTVIVKKGDEYIPQRVGMRTVSTNRKGELLINGKSVKLKGVNHHDTHPQKGYTMSDEDLRFDLEQMKKLNINTVRTSHYPPTPYFIELCDEMGFYVVDEADIETHGFICRYGGFNGYDVDNEDGMWIVNNPDWKDAMLERMIRMVQRDKNHACVIMWSMGNEAGYGRNHDVMADWTHDFDSTRLVHYERANLRHTDDEKRVDINNPRVDVISAMYTSIDECRKIAERSHDPRPFFLCEYAHAMGNGPGDICDYWDLFYQYPNLIGGCVWEWADHTVIENGVAKYGGDFGELTHDGNFCCDGMVFHDRSFKAGSYEVKKAYQGMKTWLQNDVLTVMNLYDFINLNKFDIKYELVCDGIVTEEGTMKMDVKPHRSFGTLLPLSVPDSCKLGCYANIYLMDGENEIAFDQHKLDVPVETMPQGTCEKLTFRDEGEFIYIEGDGFTYAFNVHYGAFTSMVRNGRELLSGKHFLSIWRAPTDNERVIKNTWYDMRYDKTANKVYDISLENNKLTCNMSLAGMSRHPAIRYTVSYTFFDNGEIKVDFDGKVNENYHDLPRVGFEFVLPEKDSAFTYFGMGDGENYCDLHRYCKMGLYSSDADKEYVNYIMPQEHGNHINTTLLRMESGLEFTSENGFEFNVSRYTSHALDAAKHTDELKKSGNTIVRVDYRGRGIGSRSCGPELMEQYRIEEKNINFSFTIGTK from the coding sequence ATGAGATATTTCGAGGACCTTTCCCTTATCAGTGAAAACCGTATGCCCCCAAGAGCACATTATATCCCCTACGAATCATTGGAAAAGGCTCTTAAGGGAGACAAAAACACTTCAAAATACTATACACTCTTAAACGGTGAGTGGGACTTCCGCTACTACGAGCGCGAGGCGGACGTCATGCTTCACGAGGATGATTGGGACAAAATCCCCGTGCCCTCCTGCTGGCAGATGCACGGCTATGACAAGCCCCAGTACACCAACGTCAACTATCCCTACCCCGTAGACCCGCCCTATCTTCCCGATGACGTTCCCTGCGGAGTTTATCATAAGGAGTTTATCCTTTCCGCCGAAAACGCACAGAGAGATACATATATCATGTTCGAGGGCGTTTCGTCCTGTCTGTACCTTTATGTCAACGGCAGTTACGCCGGCTGTTCACAGGGCTCGCACATACCCGCCGAGTTCAATATAACCGAATATGTATCCGAGGGCAAAAACGAAATAATCGTAAAGGTGCTCAAATGGTGCTGCGGAAGCTATCTTGAGGACCAGGACTTTTTCCGCTTCAACGGCATTTTCCGCGATGTATATCTGCTTCACCGTTGCAAGGACGCCCTGCGCGACATACGCATAACCGCCGACCTTACCGAAATCAAAGTCGAGGCAGAGGGTGAAATAATGCTGTTTGACGGCGACACACAGCTTGACAGCTTCACTCCCGAAAATCCCCGTCTGTGGACTGCCGAAACACCTGAATTGTACACAGTAATAGTCAAAAAAGGCGATGAATACATCCCCCAGAGAGTTGGTATGCGTACCGTTTCCACCAACCGCAAGGGCGAGCTTCTCATAAACGGCAAAAGTGTCAAGCTCAAGGGCGTTAACCATCACGACACTCATCCTCAAAAGGGCTATACCATGAGCGACGAGGATTTGAGATTTGACCTTGAGCAAATGAAAAAGCTGAATATCAACACTGTGCGCACCTCCCACTATCCCCCCACACCCTATTTTATAGAGCTGTGTGACGAGATGGGCTTTTATGTGGTTGACGAGGCGGATATAGAAACCCATGGCTTTATATGTCGTTACGGCGGCTTCAACGGCTACGACGTTGACAACGAGGACGGCATGTGGATAGTCAACAATCCAGACTGGAAGGATGCAATGCTGGAAAGAATGATACGCATGGTGCAACGCGACAAGAACCACGCCTGTGTCATAATGTGGTCCATGGGCAACGAGGCGGGCTACGGCAGGAATCATGACGTAATGGCTGACTGGACACACGATTTTGATTCCACCCGTCTTGTACATTACGAAAGAGCAAACCTAAGACATACCGATGATGAAAAACGCGTTGACATCAACAACCCCCGTGTGGATGTTATCAGCGCCATGTACACAAGTATTGACGAATGCCGTAAAATAGCCGAGCGCTCCCATGACCCCCGTCCTTTCTTCCTGTGCGAATATGCACATGCCATGGGCAACGGACCCGGCGATATATGCGATTACTGGGATTTATTCTATCAGTATCCCAATCTTATCGGCGGATGCGTATGGGAATGGGCAGACCATACCGTTATCGAAAACGGTGTGGCGAAATACGGCGGAGACTTCGGGGAATTAACTCACGACGGTAACTTCTGCTGTGACGGCATGGTATTCCATGACAGAAGCTTCAAGGCAGGCTCCTACGAAGTCAAAAAGGCTTATCAGGGCATGAAAACCTGGTTGCAGAACGACGTTCTGACGGTAATGAACCTTTACGACTTTATAAACCTCAACAAGTTTGACATCAAATACGAGCTTGTCTGCGACGGCATTGTCACCGAAGAGGGCACTATGAAAATGGACGTAAAGCCTCACAGAAGCTTCGGAACGCTGCTGCCCCTGAGTGTGCCGGACAGCTGTAAACTGGGCTGTTATGCCAACATTTACCTTATGGACGGCGAAAATGAAATCGCTTTCGACCAGCACAAGCTGGATGTACCCGTGGAAACAATGCCTCAGGGCACATGCGAAAAACTCACCTTCCGTGATGAGGGCGAATTTATATATATTGAGGGTGACGGCTTCACCTATGCCTTTAATGTTCATTACGGAGCATTCACTTCAATGGTACGCAACGGCAGAGAGCTGTTGTCGGGCAAGCATTTTCTGAGTATCTGGCGCGCCCCCACCGACAACGAGAGAGTTATCAAAAACACCTGGTACGATATGCGTTACGACAAGACCGCAAACAAGGTTTATGATATTTCGCTTGAGAACAACAAGCTCACCTGCAATATGTCCTTGGCAGGTATGTCACGCCATCCCGCGATTCGTTATACAGTAAGCTATACCTTCTTTGACAACGGCGAAATAAAGGTGGACTTTGACGGAAAGGTCAATGAAAATTACCATGACCTGCCCCGTGTGGGCTTTGAATTCGTTCTGCCCGAAAAGGACAGCGCATTTACCTACTTCGGTATGGGCGACGGCGAAAACTACTGCGACCTGCACCGCTACTGCAAAATGGGTCTTTATTCCTCCGATGCGGACAAAGAGTATGTAAACTACATCATGCCTCAGGAGCACGGTAACCACATAAACACAACACTTCTCAGAATGGAAAGCGGGCTTGAATTCACAAGCGAAAACGGCTTTGAATTCAACGTTTCACGCTACACCTCCCACGCTCTTGATGCGGCTAAGCATACAGACGAGCTGAAAAAGAGCGGTA
- a CDS encoding helix-turn-helix transcriptional regulator, which translates to MKKIEFNNNKNIISARLKKARTEKRLSQSELAVKLQLHNINIDQQMISKIENNERQVTDYELACICKCLNVKAEWMLADFEVHAEQIFFSK; encoded by the coding sequence ATGAAGAAAATTGAGTTCAATAACAATAAAAATATCATATCCGCACGTCTGAAAAAGGCGAGAACCGAAAAAAGACTGTCGCAAAGCGAGCTTGCGGTAAAATTACAGCTTCATAATATCAATATCGACCAGCAGATGATAAGCAAGATAGAGAATAACGAAAGACAGGTTACCGATTACGAACTGGCGTGTATATGTAAATGCCTGAACGTTAAAGCGGAATGGATGCTGGCGGATTTCGAGGTGCATGCGGAGCAGATATTTTTCAGTAAATAA
- a CDS encoding N-acetylmuramoyl-L-alanine amidase: MTEKDIITAYAVLNNCYKANKPLIPKGIVVHSTGANNPNLKRYVDSPALVGVNNMGNHWNTPKPGGREVCVHAFIGRDINGDVRVANILPYTMQCWGCSSGTKGSLNSSYIQFEVCEDSLSDKRYFELAISAAVEYCAYLCHKFSLDTENILSHAEAHRLGYASNHGDIDHWLKKYGWNMDTFRNAVRDVYDNLYTDFAHEVCKKCGFSDETRRYLDAYPYSHELWKKLWAKMK, encoded by the coding sequence ATGACAGAAAAGGACATCATAACGGCATATGCCGTATTAAATAACTGCTACAAGGCAAATAAACCGCTTATACCAAAAGGAATTGTAGTCCATTCAACAGGTGCGAACAATCCGAATTTAAAGCGTTACGTGGACTCCCCCGCCCTTGTTGGTGTAAACAATATGGGCAATCACTGGAACACTCCCAAGCCGGGCGGACGCGAGGTTTGCGTTCATGCCTTTATCGGCAGGGATATAAACGGAGATGTGAGGGTTGCCAACATTCTGCCCTACACCATGCAGTGCTGGGGATGCTCAAGCGGCACAAAAGGAAGCCTTAACAGCAGTTACATTCAGTTTGAGGTATGTGAGGATTCTTTGAGCGATAAACGCTACTTTGAGCTTGCAATATCGGCGGCAGTTGAATACTGTGCATATCTGTGTCACAAATTTTCACTGGACACCGAAAACATTCTGTCCCATGCCGAGGCGCACCGTCTGGGTTACGCATCAAATCACGGCGACATCGACCACTGGCTAAAGAAATACGGCTGGAATATGGATACCTTCAGAAACGCTGTAAGAGATGTATATGACAATCTGTACACCGATTTCGCCCATGAGGTGTGCAAAAAATGCGGTTTCAGCGACGAGACGCGACGTTATCTTGACGCTTACCCCTATTCACATGAGCTTTGGAAAAAGCTATGGGCAAAAATGAAATAA
- a CDS encoding phage holin family protein — protein sequence MNLKNVFCAALGTLISLLCALDRFMPVMIWVITFATLDFITGLIKAKLHHDICSRRAFEGLWKKLALISALFLGILLDFALPSLVGAGEYAVMSGGVVFSSFIGFYIVVGEAISIVENLYECSVPLPAFVIKFLRVCKEKIEKEGGEEE from the coding sequence ATGAATTTAAAAAATGTTTTTTGCGCCGCACTTGGCACTCTGATAAGTCTTTTGTGTGCGCTGGACCGTTTTATGCCCGTGATGATATGGGTTATTACCTTTGCAACGCTGGATTTTATCACAGGGCTGATAAAGGCAAAGCTTCATCATGATATATGCTCCCGACGCGCTTTTGAGGGATTATGGAAAAAGCTCGCCCTTATCAGTGCCTTATTTCTGGGTATACTTCTTGATTTTGCACTGCCCTCTCTTGTGGGTGCGGGGGAATATGCAGTGATGTCGGGCGGTGTGGTATTCTCAAGCTTTATCGGCTTTTACATTGTAGTGGGTGAGGCTATATCGATAGTTGAAAATCTGTACGAATGCTCTGTGCCGCTTCCGGCATTTGTAATAAAATTCCTAAGGGTCTGCAAAGAGAAAATCGAAAAAGAGGGAGGTGAAGAAGAATGA